A single region of the Thermoanaerobacterium aotearoense genome encodes:
- a CDS encoding branched-chain amino acid ABC transporter permease — protein MKTFIEQLINGLSLGSIYALIALGYTMVYGIMKLINFAHGDIYMVGAFTGFFASTYFHLGFIPSLLLAMLVSLLLGVTIERVAYRPLRDKSKISILITAIGVSLLLENGGIIILSPQVRTYPQIFKQHMYSFFNGIITISNQQIVIFVVSIIMMVGLQLIIYKTKMGKAMRAVSTDADAARLMGVNVDRTVSFTFAIGSALAAVAGVLVGIYYNSIDPLMGIMPGLKAFIAAVLGGIGIIPGAMVGGLLMGVIEALVSGYGSSLYRDGVSFAILIIILLIKPAGLFGKNVREKV, from the coding sequence ATGAAGACATTTATTGAACAGCTTATAAATGGTCTATCTTTAGGCAGCATATACGCACTCATTGCCCTTGGATATACCATGGTTTACGGCATAATGAAATTAATAAATTTCGCTCATGGTGATATATACATGGTAGGTGCATTTACAGGATTCTTCGCATCCACATACTTTCACCTTGGATTTATACCATCTCTCCTTTTGGCAATGCTGGTAAGCCTTTTGCTTGGTGTGACAATTGAAAGAGTCGCATACAGGCCATTAAGAGATAAGTCAAAAATCTCTATATTGATTACAGCCATCGGCGTCTCCCTTTTACTGGAAAACGGAGGCATAATCATTCTATCGCCACAAGTCAGGACATATCCACAAATTTTCAAGCAGCACATGTACTCATTTTTCAACGGAATAATCACCATATCAAACCAGCAGATCGTCATATTTGTCGTATCCATAATCATGATGGTAGGACTTCAGCTAATAATATACAAGACAAAGATGGGAAAAGCCATGAGGGCTGTCTCAACTGACGCAGATGCGGCAAGGCTTATGGGAGTAAATGTAGATAGGACCGTTTCATTTACATTTGCAATAGGCTCTGCCCTTGCTGCTGTTGCAGGCGTATTAGTCGGAATATACTACAACTCAATAGATCCCCTAATGGGTATAATGCCAGGCTTAAAAGCGTTCATCGCAGCAGTCTTAGGCGGAATAGGAATAATCCCAGGTGCTATGGTAGGAGGCCTTTTGATGGGCGTCATAGAAGCACTTGTCTCAGGTTATGGCAGCTCACTATACAGAGATGGCGTTTCATTCGCAATACTCATAATCATATTGCTAATCAAGCCAGCGGGACTCTTTGGCAAAAACGTAAGAGAGAAAGTGTAG